The sequence below is a genomic window from Phoenix dactylifera cultivar Barhee BC4 chromosome 8, palm_55x_up_171113_PBpolish2nd_filt_p, whole genome shotgun sequence.
cctaaatcGTCCAAATCCACCAAACCCTCCCCCTTATCCCCGACCATTCCCAAATCCCCCATGGAATCCTCGAAGCCCCCAAAACTCGACGCCGTGATGCCTGACGACCCCTCCTCCGACCCCGCCTCCCCCTCCCGCAAGAGCGACCGCAAGCGCAAAGCCCGCGACTTATCCGAGGAAGAGCCCTCCGGCAAGAGCTCCCAGGCCGGCCAGCGCCGGCTGGCCGACGACAACGCCGTCGCCGTCCTCCGCGCCGCCGTCGACTTCCGCTCCGCCACCGGCTCCATCCCGCTTCCCTCCAACATGGGCATCTTCTACGACTTCGTCAAAGCATCCCTCCCAACCCCCCTGACCAAGGAGCAGGTCTACAACAAGCTCCGCCACCTCCGCCACAAGTTCCAGAAGTCCGGTCCTCCGGGCTCCGGCCCCAACGACGGCCTCGTCCACGATCTATGCACCGAAGTTTGGGGCGCCGTGGACAAGAAAGATGATAACAAGGAGGAAAAGAAGGCCAAAGAGGGCACTCCGGTGGCGGCCATCAAGAATGGGCATGCGGCACCAGTGgctgccgaggaggaggaggagcagcaGGGTGATGGGGAGGAGCGGGGAGTTCATGGGCTTGATTCCTTGCTGTATGTGAGCACTGCAGCTGCGGAGCACTGGAAGGCGAACGAGCTCTGGGGTGTGTCGTGGGAGGCGGGCTTGAAGCGGATGGATCCCTCCAAGGCGAGAGTTTTGGAGGAGAAGTGGAGGAGGCAACTGGGCGACGAGATGAAGCACCAGATGGAGTGGTCCAAGACAAGCAGGGAGCTTCTGGCGTTGCTGAATGATGCGTACAAGGGTATGAATACATAGGTTTCCTTAATTCTCTGAATAATGAATGAATTGTACTAGGTTTGTTTACAAACATTGCATTTTGGACGTTTAGTTGGAATTTTGTATGAGTGGATTAGATAATGCTGATATGGTTTAGGATGGTATGTAATGTTTACCCCATTGTTATTCTGTTGATGCTGCTGATGTTACTGTTATGTAATTGAACTCCTGAAAAATCCTCTTTCATGCATTGAATTCTCTAGTTTAATTGACTTTACAGTGTCATACTTAGTTCTGCTTTTTCTGTTCAAGGCAATGCTTTTTCATATCTTGAATACTGTTGGTATTATATCTCATAACTCATCCAATGAGAAATATTCTTGCTGAGAGTACCGGTGGAGAAGTGGTTGTGTTTTCTGCAGCATGGTTGGATGCATAGCTATCTTCAACGTTTTTGCTGATCTGCCTGGTTTAGTTATTGATGCAGCCAATATATTGGGTAAAGGATTTTTAAAATGTTATGTTTTTCCTTTCATATCTGGTTTCAGAAATGAATTCTAATGGTGCAGGTTAATGAGAGTCTGTGTGAGGGGTTAGTTCAGAGTCTGTTTACCAATGCATCCAAGGCCAAGGATTAGTTTGGTATAAATTCCCAAACTCGAGGTGGTGTCTGTTACAGACTGCGGAACTTTCCtcgtatatgtgtgtgtgagtGTTATGTTTTTCCTTTCATATCTGTTTCAGATGTGAATTCTAACGGTACAGGTTAATGAGAGTCCATGTGAGCGGTTAGTTCAGAGTCTGTTTATTAATGCATCCTAGGCCAAGGATTAGTTTGGTATCAATAACCAAACTTGAGGTTTGTTATAGACTTCGGAACTTTCCTCTGATATCTAAGCTCTAACAGGCTTTGGAGGACACAACCCACTTACGTGGCAAAATACAGGGATGACTTGTGGCTAGGGGGTGAAAGACCAACCAAGATTGGATATAGCTGGTTTTCTGCAAAATCTATTTCAATAGAGCGTATGATGTTGATGGCTCGAGGTAGAGCACTCAATGGGCTAGGGTTGCCTCTATTTCGCTTTACCAACCTCAGGGAAACTTCGAATACAGGTTGTCATCGTTTGTTCAGACaaaattcttgggtgctaaaaTCCAAAGTTGAGAGAGAAACAATCCAAATCGTGCGCTAAGGTCCCCAAGCAATCACTTAGTGGAAAAGGAAGTGATTGAGCGATGACAACCAAGAGGTGGGCTTAAAAGCGACCATCCTTTGAAGAAAGCGTAATAGCTCCCTAGTCTAGTTCCATGGCACCGAAAATGCCTCAAGGCTTGAGTGATTCACCGAAGCGACGAGACCTTGAAAGTTGCTTTTTCAAGTGTCAGGATGTTTTGTCATTGGGGAAGGTTTTTGGTGACAACATCTAGAGATATCAGAAGTGAGAATGCTGACATGAGTAATGAAAAATCTTGTGAAAAACATGATCGCCTACCtgtatgtgtgtgtgcgtgtgtgtataTGCTGTATTTTGAACAATTTTTGTAGATTCTGGCATTTACTTTATCTTCTCTTCCTCATTAAGCTGAGGATTTGTTATGTTTTAGAACTATCCATATTTATGTTTTCATTTGATGTCAAGCTATAATTATATTTCATTGTCCGGCATTAAGGAACTGGAACTTGTTCTGACCAATTCTCGCTCCCATTACTTACCTTTCCGTCTATATTGTCTTCACAGCTCACCACCCAAACCTTACCTTTATTCTCCTCTTTATGAACTTTTTGTCCATCTTGTATCAAACTTTGAAACATTGTAGTTTGCATTCTTTGTGAAGTGGGTCGAATTAACCAGCTAAGTTCTATAGCTTTGGACTCCACTTCTATAACATTGTTGATGCTCGTAGGACATTACTCCTAGCATGCACACAAAGAAAAAAGACACTTTCACCATCTGTTCTGCGACCCTTCTCTCACCACACTAGGACCTGTCCCATCTAGTCTTGTCGGCGCTATTTGCGGAAGATGCAGTTGTGCCCTTTCATCCTATAGCCACTTGGTACTCCATGACTCTCTACCAGCCTGTTCATGATACTTCACCCTAATTTGTCACAGGTCATTTCTAACTCTCAATGATTGAGTGTGGTGGTGAGTGGATGGTTTGTAACTTGGAAGTGATTGTGATAATTCATAGGAGTAGTTCAGCAGATGGGATGGTACTATGGTAGTTCGAACctgcttttattttattaatcttCATTTTATggctctctcctttttttgtaATGCCAACCAGGGAGGTTGTGCTGATATTTTTGGTAAGAACCCAGGACGGTGGTTTCCCTTTGAACTACGTACTGCACTATAGTGAAAAATGTTGATCAGACATCTGTTTAGCCAATTGAAAAATTGGATTATGATTTACTTTAGCTTGACAACATGATTGTTGGATTGCAGATGGATATGGAACATGGAATGATACTAatattaagaaattttattgatatgttctcgccttttgtttaatttattataaataataatatgacaTAAATTTTTATAGTGCTAGAGATGTACCATATAAAGGAATTATATTTGTAGATGTTTTCAAGTATATTTAGGATTATGCGTAGTTCAGAAATTAACGGTGATTTGAGTGTGAAGGAGAAACCTATTATTCTTCTGTTAtgttattagaaaaaaaatgttgacaTTTCACTATACTTGATGATTTCTAATCAATCTCACCTGATACTCAGAATGACTAAGAGTAAAGTGTCAGCTCTTGCACTGGATTCTTTTTTTATGGGCTAGTCTGAAATTATGTGCCAATTGTCAACACTTTGAATTGACTATAATAGGATAGGCTGCTTATGGAGTCTCAAGTGTCTTATTGTTGCGTCCAAGTGTCAAAAAGTGCTTGTGCTGTGGAAAAGCTAAGTTCTTGGgtaaaacaaaaatttatgaTACTTAAGTTAGTCTCCTGGTGTCTGCGGGAAACAGAAAACATAATTACAAATAAGCAAAATTTATTGTGAGAAACACATGAAAATATGTGGAAaccaaaatgaaaagaaaaaaggaatttGTTTTAAGTGGCATCGACACTGATTTCAACATGGGTGAATAGTAGCATGTTTATATTAATGTTCTTCTCATTCATTTTCCCCATGTTTCAAACCATCTAGGGTTTATGTTTCAATAGTGGATAGGAGTAGAGGATCTGAGAATGGATACACATTCCGTTTCTGTAGAAAATATACTGGAATCTCTAATATTTAGACAGCAACAAGAGGTAACAAGAAATCTGTCTCTCCTCCTTGCTACATCTTTTCTGTGATGACCTCTCTCAGTTCAGATTTTGGAGGAAATTTCCCAAAAGAATTGCATTGGTCTCCTTGGAAACTCCTACTGTAGTGGGAATGGGTTTCCCGTATACTTGCTCCCAGACCCATCcaactaccaaaaaaaaagaaaaagaaaaagaaaaagaaagagagataaagagaaaagggggaaaatttaaagtttgtttcttattattcTTCATCCTTTTTGATTGCTCTCTAGGGTTTGTAGGCTTTTTATATTCAATGAGGAGTATAAATTCAGATATTAGATTTTGGTTCAGCATAAATGGACAATTAAACTTCCGAGCTAATTAATATAGTGTCAAACTGCAAGCTAAGATTGAATATTTGGGAATTGAGGCTGTTTAAATTCTCACAGTAATActcaaagcatgcatcaaaattaacttatgTTCTGACCAAAAAAAGGAAAGTGAACTTCAGCACATAACAGATCATAACCAGCAAGAAgagatctgattttttttttttctcaaaaaaaaaacactaaaaAAGGGCACCAAAATAATGAAAAACACTGCAAATAATGAGATTATGTGCTATAAGTGATCTGGAACATGCATGGAAGTAAGTAAAATAACTACATGCTTTCAATAAATAAGGCAGAGAACCAGttattattttaagaaaaaaagaaaggaaatggTAATGGAATATTGAATAAGTGGGTAGAGAAGAGAAGATTTTAATGGAGAGCAGGAGCCAACACTCAAGGCAGTGGTTCTGCAGACTTTACACCTCACTCAGGACAGTACTTTGAGGGGCTGTATCGCAGTGTTGCTTCTTGCTCCACTCCCCACCGGAGGTAGAATGACCTAAAGAAGCACCATCACTAGTTTGCTCTCCAATTATGCAGAGGTTACTGCTCAAGGTATATCCCGTGTTTTCAATTTTTTCCGTGTTCTGGGAAATAAATTGACCCTCTGACATTCAATTTCGTTGTGCAGCTTCTTCAgttattttacttagctttCCTGATTAGACCTGTGTTTATTGCAAGCATGTTTGCTGATGTTTGTGCGCATGTCTGTCTGTTTTGAATGCCGCTGATTGCATTCTCACCAGCTGCCTTCAGCTTTTGTCTTCGGTAAGTATTTGATTCTGCCTGTCTTGCTGAAAGTGTGTTGGAAGAACGCATCTTCCTTTCAATGAAACTGTACATCGACATTGGTTTGAATTACCATCGATACCTGTCGATATCTCAAGTATATATAATCTGCCACCAAAGGATTGCTGATGTATGATGGAGATGGGCAAtcagctgagcaaagtcatatCTGTTTTGGCCTTGCTGCATTTTTTACAGTGATTGCTGCCCTTGTGTTTTACATATCAAATTTATGTCTATGGTGCTTTGGTGTGCATGGTGCTAATATCGGCACTTTGCATCAGGGTCCATTATTGATTTATCACATTTTCCCCTATGGTTAGGAAGCATATGCAGCGTATTTACTAATGTAAACGATATTTTCATTATTACTACTGTTATCATGTCTAAGCAACCCTATTTGGTCATCTGTGTGGCCATACAGGAGAGGCACCTTTAGGCTCATCTCTGTAGCCTGGTTCCTTAGTTGGATGTCCTTCGACCTCATCCCTCTACGGGTTGGGTATGGTTGCtgaagcctttttctttttgcccGTAATTCGTCTGCCCTTCCCATGTTCAGCGAAGCTCAACGGGCTTGCTTGGGCAAGTTGTCTGCGATTCAGTTCTGTTGCTGATTCCTAGTTGTGAACCTGCCTCACTAAAGACCGATGCACAGCGAGGCATGGATGTTTGTGTGGTTACTGGATGGTTTTGTCGAGGAGTTGGTGGGTAACCGAGATGGCTGACCGTAGTGCAAGGCCGGTGAAGGGGTTCTCTGGCGGTGAGGATTGGCCGAACCAGAGGAAGGGTGTGGACAATCGGACATGTTCCAGTGTGGTGCAGGGCATTCCCTGACAACCGACGTATAGGAACCATTGGATCTTTGAGGAGGAGATTGAAAACCTCCAATGGTACTTTGTGGAGGTTTTCGAGCTACCCGAGGAGTGAATGGAGGCGGAGATGCAGGCGTGGGAGACGACAACGGTCGTCACTCAAAGCCTCGGCTAGAGGGTCTCCGTTTGATGTAGTCTCAGGACTCCATATTATACATAGTtcatattttttgttgtttttgtgtTTTCCATCCAAAGCCATGTTTAGGCTTAGATTTTCAGTCGAGTCATGTACTAGTACTACCAAGCAAAAAGGGTCTACCTAGGTAATGATAGGAAGCCTAACCCAATTCTAAACCACTATACTTAATTGCTTGAGCATTAGCCTTTCTTCAATGCTCACGGCCATCACTTATCTTTAGGAATGGAGGAGGATGGATGATAGTCTTGGAAATACAATTATGCATGTTGAATGTatggaagaagggaagaagttagaaaaaaaatgaaaaaaaaatactattcaCGTGAACAATAACCCGACCCATTACTGTTTACGGATTAGTAACCCGGCCTATTACTGTTCacgtgaacagtaacccgaTCCGGTTACTATTCTTGCGAACAGTAACTCGCCCTAtaaaaagagaagacaacaatcaaagaaatggaagaagaagaaaccctaGAAAGGTGAGTACCATCATGGGCAAAGCTCTGAGATATCCTTTTTTATTCTATTTTCATTCTGTTTCTTgacctatttttttttggagctaccttcttgaccccgtcatcCTTCATCTCGATACCTTGGTGGAGCACGGTTTGAAGATTCTCATTGGATTGGAGGGACCAAACTCGTAGAGGTAATTATTTGACTAATTCTATCACCATCTTTTGCCCAATTCTTATTTTTTCGTCCATCAATCATTATCTCCACCTATCATCATTACCATCGTTGTCATCTATGACATTCTTGGAATCCTAGTTTACTAGcagtatttttttattgttctgTTGTGGTTATTTTCAGTTTGCTGCACTagttatatttcattgattaagcTTCCTtgataaaatatctattatgttCTGTTTTGCATTCACATATCTCTATGATAATTTTTTTGGATAATGAGATTTGCTGAAGTGTCTAATCAATCACACcataattgataattataaaatcAATCTACATCTGTAGTAATCGATTATAGGTTGCACcaaaagtggtatcagagcaaatatATCTTGCATATCTAAAAATCTTCATTATTGTGTTTGCATCATAATATTCATTTTTTCTGCACTTTAAATTCTGAGAATTAAATTTTTGCACTTCAAACCAGAGAAATATATTTTCTGGATTAAAAAAAcagtaaattatattttctgcatttaaaactacagaaattttaatttttggagttaaaaaaacagaaaattagtttctgcatttaaaaaaaaattctgcattcattttccacattaaaaaataaaaatatttctgcattattaatttttgtattaaaatattcatttttggcataaaaaataaaaaaatccaaaaaaattctAGAAAAAACTTTGTTTCACCTCCATAACATTAGAAGCATCTCCGAAATAGTTTTGGATCAAATCGTAGCCTACAATCATGTCTGATAATTAGTAAGATGCATTTAGAACCTAATAACAAACCTTAGAGCAGATTCAATGACAGGTAGAATACCTCTCCACCTTATGACTAGACTAGAATTGAACATACTTGAGATAGTGAGACTTAGGAGAGAGAAAATCCATCAGGATGAACCAAGACGTAGAGTCAGACCTCAAGGTAGACAAAGAGTCCATCAGAGGATGGTCGAGAGTAGTCAATCAGATGAGATAGAAAATAAATTACATGACCGACCGTCACGTAGGAATAGAGAGAGACCACCACATAGAGAACCCCCTCATGCCAGACGTTGGGATGATGGCATTAAGATTGATGTTGGAGATTTTGAGGGGTGTTTCCAGCCATATGCTTTTTTTGATTGGGTCGACAAAATCGACCAATATTTTGATTGGAAGGAAATTCCTGAGGAAGCCTCAAATTAAAGGGACATGTACAGGTTTCGTGGAAGCAACTCCAGGAACGAAGAGTTCAGCAAGGTAAGGATAAGATCTATACCTGGAGTAAAATGAAGAAGAAGTTGAGAAAGCGATTTG
It includes:
- the LOC103716014 gene encoding uncharacterized protein LOC103716014, whose protein sequence is MESSKPPKLDAVMPDDPSSDPASPSRKSDRKRKARDLSEEEPSGKSSQAGQRRLADDNAVAVLRAAVDFRSATGSIPLPSNMGIFYDFVKASLPTPLTKEQVYNKLRHLRHKFQKSGPPGSGPNDGLVHDLCTEVWGAVDKKDDNKEEKKAKEGTPVAAIKNGHAAPVAAEEEEEQQGDGEERGVHGLDSLLYVSTAAAEHWKANELWGVSWEAGLKRMDPSKARVLEEKWRRQLGDEMKHQMEWSKTSRELLALLNDAYKGMNT